AATCCATAATAACAAAGTAGATTCACAACCTCAACGTTACAAAAGAGATTTAAAACCATGTATGAACCATTAAACCTTGGATAATACAACCCATTCAATCTAATAATTTGGTTGCTAAATCAAATGCACTAAGAAAGGAAACAAATCAATTAACACAGCTCTATTTTTTCAACTGTATTGCATAACCACAATGGTAGGAAGTCCTTACCCCAAATGCAACCACAATAAACAGCACAACTAAACTACAGCAATGTAAGCAAAACACATGCATATTATTCAACATTGTTGTCATCATAATGGAATAAGTAcggaaaaaaaatcaatttacaCAACTCTAATTGATCAACTGAAATGCATAATCACAATGGTAGAAAGTCGTTACCCAAAAGTCAACCACAATTTACTACAACGAGAATACAGCAATGTAAGCAAATCATATACATATAATCGAACATAATTATCACCCTAATGGACATATTCATAGTTAACGTAAATAAATACAACTTAAAACTCCTCTATACCAAGCAGTGACAATTACATTGCGGTCAGTAAATCAGGATAGATCACGCTCTTAGAACCAATTATACTTGCATTGCACTAAATTCAGAAGACTAATTCCTTGAAATGGTCAAAGTGTCCTATGCATCGACGCGAACAATGCCATGTACGATCTTGTTTGTTGCCACAAGATAGTGACGACGGTAACTGATCTCGGACATCCATCTGCACATGTCGTGTGTCACATTTATCATCAATGACATCATTATCGCATTCATAGTTCGtgaatgaatgtctcttgtCCTGTTGTGACTCCTTCACCTGCTGATAACATGATAATCCCCAATCAGAAACTATAATAATGCATACAACCATAATTTTTACGCATGGAGGAGTTTTACGCATAACACCTGTGTTAACGAGTCGAGATTTTTATTGAAAACACCATTCGTGGACGCGATGTCAATGGATTTGCTGCTTTCATGGAGGCTCCGctgttttataattttttttttttgacaagaAAAAGTAGATCTTCATTAGTTTACCCAGTTCATGACACGAAAATTAGATGTTTACATTCAAAAAAATTACCTCGACAAAAGTGTTGTCTTTACCCTTTCGGTTCCTCATACCCGTCGCCGTAAACTTCCTTGTTCCACCCTTTTTAAAAGGctgcccaaacagaggaacattCACATAGTTTAATGGTTTTTAAAGGGACACACACCGAACAAGATTTTCACAGCAGGAGTCTATTTCGAATAAACAAATTGTACCTTGGTATTAGGTCCTGAGTGATGTTCGAACTTAATTGAGAACGACCTCGAAGAATTAGCAAACCTTTCTGGACTAAAACCTGAGTCCTTGGCTGATGCATTGCCGTATGATCGATCGCGAGGGTTACCTTCCACACTATGCTACATCAGATCTGGACAGCGCTTGTAGTAATGACCGTACTTGTGGCAATTAGAGCATGCTCTCTTCTTCCTCCAAGAAGACCTCTTAGAAGGGGCTCCTTTGCTTTTGACAACAAAGGGATCGTTGATGCCTTCCACGTTAACATTTGGAGTTGACTTGCCTTGTTTGCGTGACTGCAGGCGGATAACTAAATTGAGAAGTTCAGACTGGACTTCATCAAAGTCTGCAAGATCCTTGCAAGCAATATCACACAGCTTGTTGCAATTCGATGCCAACGCTCCAACTCGAAACTTTAAGACCCTTTCGATGTCATCATTCACAGGCATTTCTGTGCTAATAAATTCGTTCTTTGCATTCTTTGTCCACCTTTTGTATATCAACGAATCTGGAAACTCAAGTATGTTTTCGAACTTCATGGCACAGAAGATATGACTACAGGGAATACCACGTGATTCAAACAGCTTGCACGAGCACGAGAATAGATTCTTACCTCTATCGACTTCCACCCGTTGATCTTTGGCCGGGTCTCCGAGAGCAGTCACACTGAACTCTACCTTGTCCAAGGTTGTGCTTAGTACCGTTATATTCAAAGCCCCTGCCCTCTGAATCTCATTACGAATTTTCTTGAAAATGTTTCGCGTGAAATAACATGATGCAGATCTTTCATATACCTCCAACGAGGTAATCATCACTGGCTCTGAGCACTGAGACTTAAAGTCAGCTATTAATTCGTTGTTTCTATACTCCTTTAAGGCCCTATCCAGGTTATGCATGAAGTCAATGAGGGTGTTCTTGCGATTAACATAAAATCTGATGAGAGAATTTATACCTTCACACTGTGATGTCGTCCTTATGTAACCGAAAAACTTATCCCGGAGGAAACAATGGGACCACATCTCACGAGTTTCGTACGTCTTTTCCATCCAGGTACTGCCAACAAGGTTGTGCTTATCCAAAATGGCTGCCCATCTCCGATCAAAGTCTCTCTGGTCGTTGTTGTCGTATATAAGACCCTTAAAATCGCGCAGGAAATTAGGATTCTTTATATTTTCACATGCATTTCTCTGCAGATGCCAGCCGCATAACCGATGGGTCGCATCAGGCAGAACATTCTTGATTGCATCTCGCATGGCAAGGTCTCCGTCAGTTATTACTGCTTTTGGACTTTTCCCACCCATCGCTTCAACAAAGGTTTCCAACAACCACTTATACGTCTCTGTGGTTTCGTCGGATAGTAGGCCGGAGCCGAAGATAACAGTCTGCCCGTGATGATTGCATCCAGAGAAAATGACCAAAGGCTTGTTGTATTTATTCTTCTTGTAGGTTGAATCAAAGGCAACAATATCTCCAAAGCAGTGATAGTCGATAATTGACTGCCCATCTGCCCAAAAAATATGCTCCAGCCTTTCGTCACTAGTGAACGTATACTTTCCAAAGAACAGCGGATCATTATTTGACTTGCTAATCAAAAAGTTTATTGCCGCATTGGCATCCCCGTTTTTAACTTTTGCCCGACGATAGCGATCGATATGGTTGTACAAATCTTTCCGCGTGAAGCCAGTATGACGATATCCACCCTTCTGGAATGCAATATACCCCATAATATGGCAGCTCTTGACACCAAAATTATGAAGATTTTCCACTTGGACTCTATCAGTCACAGTGAGACGACGATTGGCCGGTACCAGATGCGCAAATTGGGGTGGCGTCAGATCGTGGTTGTGAGATTCCACAAAACATGATACCTTCCATCTACCGCAGCCGTAGTCAAGCTTTACCCTAAGCCGAGCTGGACACTTGGTTCGCGTTAGTGACCTTGCCTCCCTTGATATATCATCCAGATCGAGATACCTCATATTTTTCCAGCCCTCTTTGTTGCAAACAAGTTGCCTGCTAATGATTATACCTTGATTATCCCTAACTACGTCGTCCTTCCTCATTACAAATCCATGCCAACAAGAATAAGCGTTATAAAATTGGCAAGCCTCATCCTCCGTCCTAAACTCCAGGTTCCAAATATCCTCCACCATTAAATCCGCTATTCTTTTTACACCACAAACTTCTCCACTCTTGCTAGTGGAATCCAGCGAATCCACATCGTCGTCATCAGCATCATCTTCTACATTCGGTTGATAATCGAAATCATCACCCAAATCATTATCAGAATCATTCTTAACATCATCCTCCTTTATGGACATAATTTAACCCCTGCCATAATTTTACCCAAAAATGTCAATAAACAGAGCCAAAGGCAGCAACGAAGGAAAGCTAAACTAAGCTGCATGTAAAATTAAATGAACCAAATCCAATTAAACTAACCCAATTGTTTTGGACCCCAGTATTAGgttttaatttcaattcccCAAACCTAGCCACAGCATAGAACTGGATAATGTTGCTTTATTTCCAAAATCCAGAATAGCAACCCAACACCGTAAACAGAGAACCGTTGAAAAGGCATAGActatcatcaaaattaaactaatctgGATTAACAAAAAAACTTAATCGGACATACCTtgatgagaaccagaggttgGGCTTCAACGGATAAAAAATGCACTGTCGGAGTCGGAGGGAGGTGACCTTTACCTAATCTGACGCACCTAATTCGAAGGCAGCCAAAAAATGAATGTTGGTAAGCCAGCTTCCAGCAGCCACAGCTTCGGATCTAGCAGAAGTTCTGCTACAAAATTCTCTACCGGAGCCACATTAGTTTAGCGTTCGCCCTCTCCTGAGTTGACGTCGACGCCAATCCGACGAAAGCAGAGTACCAGTTCCGGAACCTGTTACTCGAAGGAGATCATTCTTGCTAAATGGacactaaaaatcaaacagggTTGGGTAGTGGGTTCTAGGATAACAAATTCCAGGGTTTGGTAGTGGGTATAGAACGAAGGCGAAAAAACCAGTGGGCAGTGGGTTCTATGCGTTTTCCAGGAAGTGAAACATGAATTAAAGGCTTGTGAGACATGCATGTTGAATTTCAGAAAGTGATGGAGGGTATTttataaaatgaaaaacaagttagagattataaattataattataaatgttCCCCAATACACTATATAGTATATGTATACAATAATTAATGTAGTATTTGTTATAGTATATGTTCATTAAAGGCTTTTGCTATTATCAATGAATGCAATTAATGAaaggttgaaaatttttttgatcaACGGCTTAAATGAAGACACATGTGCAAGGGTAACTTACCCACAAAATTGCCATGGGTTTGGAAGAAAACACCTAGTTTTTATGGTTAAAGTATCAGCTGTAAAGACTTTTTGTTAGCCATAAATTTTGTACATTTATGTACATTCTATTCCGTGACAAAACAAAATAATGCACAGCAAAATTTTGACTTTTGCCACAGCCACCAATATCAAAATTGGATAGATTAAATTTCTTAGCCACAATTTTTTTCCTAGCCAATGTTAACAGGTTATTTAATATCAGTTTTTTTAtggtaaaataaaaacatgTACACAAAACATTTGGTTTTTTCACGTTTTATCAGTAGTTAGGTCTGATTTTTTTTCACATAATTTTTTGCTAATATTAGTGGATTATTTAATAAcgtataaaataaattttttttttcaaattgttgTTTCTGTTcatttctttatatatatacactaacATTTTAAAAGTAGAAATAGCAGTAGTATCCGATCCTGCGGTTACCCGACCTGCTTTTACCGTTGGGGCAGGTTTAAACCCGACCTGGAGTGAGTGGCGAAATCAGACCGGAGCGGGGTGTTGAGCGGGACGGGATCGATGTCAGGATAAACCCATCCCTACTCGCCCTGGAGTAcctatatatatacattttttaagattttagggTTCCTCAACCCTCACTACCAATGGCCTCATAGTCTCATTAACTCATACCTTCGGCCCTCAACCCTAGCAGAAAAGAGAGAATGAAAGTCACTTCTTCTTCTCCCCAGTGAAGCTCAAATCTGGTCACCTTCATTGCGCCGTAGAGCATTCCGCCGAGCTTGTCATTGTTGCTGCGCTGCCGTCCTACTGAATCCCTCGCCATGTTGTCGCGTTGCCAAACCTACTCGTGTTAAttgttttaatatatatataatgagttttgtgttaattttttacataatagtaattaatttattaattgctattttttttatttttagatttgaATCTTAACCTTCAAATCTTTAATGATGATAAAGATGTGAAAAgtaattaagaataaaaattaaaaacttttttatatttcaataattctGTATCTAAAATGAATAACGTATatgcaaatagataaatatgttacaaattatatatttttgtaaatattatatttaaatcattcaaataaaaaaatccaagaCAAATGAATAATTATCGACtttaatcaaaagaaaaataaagagtgtatttataattattttgatggtaatttattttattcctaCATAAAAGTGGGAGCGTAGAATCCTTTAAACGTGTACATTGGATCCACCggttaaattaaataagagttGTCCTAATTTAGACTTAGACTTAAATATTTATCAGGTTTATTTTTTAGAGTCGAACCTAACTTTAGctgaataaaattttattacattTGGGTCATAACTATATCAAATCCAAATAGAATGAAAATCAGGTCTAAAGTAATTATAATTTGTAAAGAAGATAAAAGCTTATTAGTTAGTTGTTATTAAGATTTTGGTACTTGAATCTCTCTATGAATTCTAATTTTATGTATCTtgtatcttctttttaattttataatttttattgaaaataagtaaatcaatttataattatattacctAATTTTGGTTAAAAAACACAATTTCAAGACAAAATATACCTTTTTAAATGCTAGCATTTGAGAACTTCTAAATCTCCAACCATAATTATTTATGATGCGATAAAATtcatttagaataaaaaatagaaaaagtctAGGAAGGCAgcaattttgttaaattttggcCAACATGTAACCAATGGAGAAAAGTGagtcattggatgaaatctcacaccattaaatcATCATTAATGGCTATTTACTGGCTACCAATTACAAAAGTTACTGCTCCTAGCAttgctaaaaaataaaataaaagcgGCTCAAGTGTGACTATTGAAATGCTAGTCTTATGTAATAATAATACGATGGAATCCATATTCCATACACATACACAAATTATTAAGCCATGAGTAGGAAGCAAATACAAGTCTTCTCCTCATGCACtacattttatatattataacaTCAAATAGATTGATCTGAAACGATACCATAAAGAACAACAACACCatcattaatttattattaattgttgattgataataATTCGATCCATGCACACACAATGGAATAATGGCATTATTGAAGCAGGTTAAGAAGCTGCTTGTTGAATAATGTATTGATCGACCTCGAGGAAGTTCTTGACGGCAAAGTCCTTAACGGCGGATGGATCGGGAATCTCATGGCAGGTCTTTTCATACTCAGCCGTCCATTTAACCTCGCAGCCGTTGTCGGCGGTTGTGACGGCAATGTGTCCCTTGAACTTCTTGTAGTACTCTAAGAGGTCACCTTCGATCACCGCATAGCTCACTGTCTTCTTCTCATCATCCGCAGCTTCTATCCTCTCTTTTGATGATTTCACCAATGATGACCCTGCACCACCATCATATATACTAAGAGTGTGTTTGGAAAGCTTGTGATTCTTTTCTATATTTTGATGGTAAAAAATTATGCAAATTTCTAATTCTATTTTCATGAATTGTGATATCATCAAAATTATCCTcgttgaaaaattaaaataccaAAATTAATCCACTAATTATCTTCTTCATTCAACACAACAACACCATTATTACGTACCCTCATCATTatttccagcaccactctcATTATCATCAATCATGGTTAGTTGTAGGAAGTTTTGCCTTATATAGATTTGCATTGACAAATAATACAACTAACACAGCGAAGATGGCAATCGTAGtttttgaaaaggaaaagaCTGAATGCCTgaatggtggtggttgaagGTAGTGTTAGTGGGTAGGAAAATCACCTTTGAAGGCTAGGGATTGAGGGTAGTTTTTAAGGAAAATCACCATGTGGGCAATTTTGACTTAAAATCTCCTTTATGGTGGGatctaatataaaaaataggCACTAATGGTCAATTTTGTCactttattttattcaattttttaagtttatgtGAATTATTATAGTAactcaaaaaattaattataggGTACTATATAATATTCTTATGACGCATGTGATTGAGAAATTGTCACATACCCTTTTATAACAATGAATCTTAAATTATTGATTATATTAAAAGtatcaataattttaattatatctctatattttttttaattgggtctctacactaattttttttaattaagtccctTTTAACAgtaattgatttaattttatagggacccaactaaaaaaaatttagtacagggatccaaataaaaagaaaaaaaaatatacggatccaattgaaaaaaaatttagtgcaaagactcaattaaggaacctaattaaaaattttgcaaaactatagggaccaaaagagtaattaaacctattaTAAATTATACATACTAGTTGTGAGGGGTAAAAACTATTCAAGATAAATTTAGCTCAAgtatatttgatttatttttttttaaatggaagacaaaaaataaaggagaagaaaataatCCCTATATATTTTCCCTTAGTTTTACTTGGTGGTAGAAAATAATCCCTTAgttttgttaaataattattacCTTCACCATAAGTGATATGGCGGACAGAACCAGCAGCCTTGCCATCACCCTCAAGAACCTCAATGCTTTTGTAATCATGTGGAAAAGCCTTAGGGAATATTTCTGTGGACTCCCTAATTGTTTTCCAGAACTTATCTGCACTTGACTTCAGTTCAATGTCTACCTCAAGCTTTCCACGAGTAGCCATAGTAAAATATTATGTAGTTAGCTAGAAGATATGTTATGAGATCATAGGTATATGCATGTATATTATATAGTGGAACAACAGTAtattattatgtttttttttacaATGGCTTTAAATTCATTAGGAAATGTAGCTCAACGACCACCTTATCTTATCACATCAAGTTAATGGCATTCACGTGCTAGCTAGCTCGCTATTAGAGAAACTTGGGACCCAATCactaaattttttgaattcaGACATTTATGAAAGCATGTCGTTTCCATTTATGGGGGATTCAAAACTAGTGGACTGATTAGTGTGGTTTGTTAAACATGATCAATATCATTGATGCGGTTGTCCAACCCAAGAAAGAATCTGctgtttttttttctcataCATACACTGACTCACTCACACACTCAATATATGGTTCTTCAATCACCCCCAACTAGGGATCgaacaaaataaataagagagTATACTTTTTTGGATATACGACTCACACACACGTACGCACAGACACCCTAACATATTTTACTAAAAGTTCTTCACCACTGTTTCcactgataatttttttttttttttttggtgacttgtTTCCACTGATATTTGAACCCGGATATGTAGTTTATGAGTATCCAAAAAATAGTCTTCTGGTCATCAGTATCCAAAACTATCTAGAAAGCCCAATATTCTTGATGTATGTAAGCCCAAATCCCTAGGCCTAAATGTTTTCAGCTTATGTTTCTAACGAATGTTTAAGGAGCATCTGCAGCCTCCAACCACACCGAGTTCAAGTCCTATaggagaaaaaataaattcaaaaataaaccATTGTAGTGTATGTGAATGTGTTATGTGGGTGTGTGGTGCATGAATAATGTCTAAGATTAGAGGCGGTCTAATCTacttgactaaaaaaaaaaaaaaacatctgCAGCTGAGGCTTGGCACGGGTGGAGGATTTGTATGCCTCTCATCAAGCAGCACCCAGGATCAATTTCCAGCAATAGCTGGATATAGTATGTGAGTGTGcatgtccaaaaaaaaaaaggctcATCTGCAAATGGCCTAGAACAACCTTAAAATTTATGGATTGTGTAAGTATGAAGTATCAATATGGGAAAAAAAACATGGATTGCAATATTTAGttatttagatattttgatttaaaaaaatacaatttcgGTTATAATAATGAGTTTACTAGTCTATTTAAATAAGTgttgaaaatttgaatttcattaTGCATGCAGCAACCAATTAACTAatgacaaatttttaaataaaatttcgatTCGCAAATGACTAATCTTTGACCTATTAAACTTGGGGTATACAGGAATATTGTGAAACAAAAGAGGATATTCTTAACAAAATATACTTCAtggtaaataaataaaaggatgttGATTCTTGGGACCCCATAGTTGATGTCATGGATTATAATTAATCCTGAAGAAATTCTTCGTCAAAAGTTGATGATGATAGACTTTTAATACCAACATTGACGGTTGCACCATACAAGACAAAGATTAAGAAATAAGTATAAAGAGAGTTTTTGCAATAAATATAGCAAATGAAAATGTCACCCCAACCGCTACctattttaaattagtaaaacggaaaaaaaaaaacggaaaCAAAATGATGTTTGATGTAACATGGAGAATTGGGGGGTGTAGTTTGAATTTCACCATCAAACTAAGCACCTCCCAATGCCATGACCCCCACCATTTCCCCAACCATTGGTGAGCAAGCCCTACCTACTtgtcttccttttcttttttttcttttacccAGCTTTCTCTTTACTTTAAAGCACATGCCATCTCATCTCTCTATCTTTCTCATTATGTTGTTGGAAGATATCTTGTTGAGTGTTCCTCTAATCTAACTTCACTTGCTCCGCAAGTACTCCATGGATTCTCATGCTACGGAAATAACTTTTATATGGGAATAACAGCTCTGTCACACACTACAACTATTCCAAAGTGATTTTTTACTTTAAGCTCTATTCAACAAACTCACCACTACTTTGAGGGTGTCAGGGTTAGTCacatttcaaattttcaatccTCAAATAGAGAACAAAATAGATAGACCCAACCATGCCATTTGGTCTGGTTTCGGCCTGGAACAAGCGCCGTCGAAGCAAGTCCGAAGATCATACTGACCCTTGTatttttctcttccttttttcttcttctcatgCTTTAATGGCTTATATTGGGTGATGTTTGATTGTGGAACCAACTTGTAACATTTAGACAAAATCTATTCAGGGGTTTATAGACCTGCGGAGTGCTGGCAACTCGAAGAACAAGTAACACGGCCTGCGAAAAGACTACATGGATCAGCTGTGTTCACTCTCAAGGAGATGGAAGAGGCAACATGTTCATTCAGTGATGACAATCTGCTAGGGAAAGGAGGATTCGGCAAAGTGTACCGCGGCATTTTACGGTCGGGAGAGGTAACAAGCTCTGGATATAAGTTTATTCTCCACAAGAATTCATCATGattctcaaaattttataacATCAGTTGTATCTACCAGGAAGGAAAACACATGCTTATTTCAAAATAGctcaaaatttgaaatttagaTACAAATATATACATACTAATACAACATCTTCCTTCAAAGGTCGTTGCAATCAAGAAGATGGCGCTGCCAGCAATTAAAGAAGCCGAGGGAGAACGTGAGTTCCGAGTTGAAGTGGACATCTTGAGCAGACTCGACcacccaaatcttgtttctttGATAGGCTACTGTGCTGATGGAAAACATAGATTCCTAGTATATGAATACATGCATAATGGAAACCTGCAAGATCATTTGAATGGTATGTCATGCACCCCCAAATCCATACTCCTACCAAAATTTCTTTAATCAGGATTCAATTAATGCACGCCTAATTTTAGGAATTGGAGAACGAAAAATGGATTGGCCCCTAAGACTCAAAGTGGCACTAGGAGCTGCAAAAGGCCTTGCTTATCTCCACTCAAGTTCTGATGTTGGAATTCCCATTGTTCACAGAGATTTCAAATCAACCAATATTCTCTTAGATGCTAACTTTGATGCAAAGGTATAATACCAAATAAACTCCCATCATTGACTTGTAAGATTCCCTTTCTTATGCTAATAtgtatagaaaataaaaattctacAACCTATTTGTAGATATCTGACTTTGGGCTTGCCAAGTTAATGCCAGAAGGTCAAGAGACACATGTCACGGCCAGAGTTCTTGGCACCTTTGGCTATTTTGATCCTGAGTATACATCGGTAAGCATTCATGccaacagaaaagaaaaagaaagattttTCACTAGTTTCAACACCTTCAGATACTGTTTCTTTCAAATATTATGTCATTCAGTCTTGAAGTCAGATTTTACTATACTCTAATTCAACAAATCATTTGCAAGTATGCCTATATCATGCTATCAACTTCTCATTCAAACATCAAGATGCCAAAAATGCTGCAGAGCAGGATCATAACCCATTGTATTTGTTATAGCCACCGTATTAAGAATCACTAACACAAACTGCCAGCAAATTTAACACTTGCTGATGCAGCAAAAATAAGCCTAACTTTAAAATTCTAGTCTGGACAGGATCAGTGCCTTAGTGGCTTTAGATGGATGCTTAACATTTATTAGGTTGTTAGTAAACAATCCAATGAATTTTATGTTACAATATGAGATAATGAAGAAGTAATTTGATTTTAACAACCATCAGCCATAGAAACAATTCTAGGGCATGCAGCATCATCTATATCTTACTTTGTTAGGTGAAGCAGTCAAGATATGAGAACCTGAAACACAGTAACATATAGTTCTCAAGCCTAGCCACCCACGGTCTAGTAATTCCAAGGAAATTTATatattcaataataaaaaaaaggcgTAGACACCAATAGATGCAAACTGCTGAAAAAACAACGCAGGTCGCCTGAAGGTGACATTTACAGAAACACAAGTGTTGATGTTTGAGAAAGGTCTCATGAAATGGCAAATCCTATGCCATTTCCCTCTCCTCCCCCTCTCACTAAAGAAAATTTATATTCATGTGGTTGCAACCTAGACGGGTACCCCTGAGTATACTTACCTCTCCTCAAAATGCTAGCTTGCAATTTTTAACCTTATTTCTTCCTGCATCTATTATCTTTAGACTGTTCACAAGTGGTTCTCAAACTAACATCCTTAATTTCTTTCAACATCAGACTGGGAAACTTACTCTGCAAAGTGATGTTTATGCTTTTGGTGTTGTTCTTCTGGAACTTTTGACTGGACGCCGA
The genomic region above belongs to Arachis stenosperma cultivar V10309 chromosome 5, arast.V10309.gnm1.PFL2, whole genome shotgun sequence and contains:
- the LOC130982629 gene encoding MLP-like protein 423, producing the protein MATRGKLEVDIELKSSADKFWKTIRESTEIFPKAFPHDYKSIEVLEGDGKAAGSVRHITYGEGSSLVKSSKERIEAADDEKKTVSYAVIEGDLLEYYKKFKGHIAVTTADNGCEVKWTAEYEKTCHEIPDPSAVKDFAVKNFLEVDQYIIQQAAS
- the LOC130980643 gene encoding protein FAR1-RELATED SEQUENCE 5-like, with the translated sequence MSIKEDDVKNDSDNDLGDDFDYQPNVEDDADDDDVDSLDSTSKSGEVCGVKRIADLMVEDIWNLEFRTEDEACQFYNAYSCWHGFVMRKDDVVRDNQGIIISRQLVCNKEGWKNMRYLDLDDISREARSLTRTKCPARLRVKLDYGCGRWKVSCFVESHNHDLTPPQFAHLVPANRRLTVTDRVQVENLHNFGVKSCHIMGYIAFQKGGYRHTGFTRKDLYNHIDRYRRAKVKNGDANAAINFLISKSNNDPLFFGKYTFTSDERLEHIFWADGQSIIDYHCFGDIVAFDSTYKKNKYNKPLVIFSGCNHHGQTVIFGSGLLSDETTETYKWLLETFVEAMGGKSPKAVITDGDLAMRDAIKNVLPDATHRLCGWHLQRNACENIKNPNFLRDFKGLIYDNNDQRDFDRRWAAILDKHNLVGSTWMEKTYETREMWSHCFLRDKFFGYIRTTSQCEGINSLIRFYVNRKNTLIDFMHNLDRALKEYRNNELIADFKSQCSEPVMITSLEVYERSASCYFTRNIFKKIRNEIQRAGALNITVLSTTLDKVEFSVTALGDPAKDQRVEVDRGKNLFSCSCKLFESRGIPCSHIFCAMKFENILEFPDSLIYKRWTKNAKNEFISTEMPVNDDIERVLKFRVGALASNCNKLCDIACKDLADFDEVQSELLNLVIRLQSRKQGKSTPNVNVEGINDPFVVKSKGAPSKRSSWRKKRACSNCHKYGHYYKRCPDLM
- the LOC130981715 gene encoding probable serine/threonine-protein kinase PBL28 → MPFGLVSAWNKRRRSKSEDHTDPWVYRPAECWQLEEQVTRPAKRLHGSAVFTLKEMEEATCSFSDDNLLGKGGFGKVYRGILRSGEVVAIKKMALPAIKEAEGEREFRVEVDILSRLDHPNLVSLIGYCADGKHRFLVYEYMHNGNLQDHLNGIGERKMDWPLRLKVALGAAKGLAYLHSSSDVGIPIVHRDFKSTNILLDANFDAKISDFGLAKLMPEGQETHVTARVLGTFGYFDPEYTSTGKLTLQSDVYAFGVVLLELLTGRRAVDLNQGPNDQNLVLQVRHILNDRKKLRKVIDPEMARNSYTIQSIVMFANLASRCVRTDSNERPSMAECVQELLMIIYTNSKGLGMVMHSLRLI